From one Synechocystis sp. PCC 6803 substr. PCC-P genomic stretch:
- a CDS encoding response regulator: MSPSQPHPPIATFEPESFLILVVDDVKENIYVISELLEGEGYSTTFVTSGPEALQRVTQAQPDLILLDLMMPGMDGLEVCDRLKQDPQTRDIPVIFLTASNEKQDLLQAFAKGAVDYVTKPFSPPELLARVKTHLELKQTRDNLHHTLLEQARTAEALACTSTRLGILVQNMQAGVLMTDAQGTIVVVNPEFARLFNLGFPADLLLGKNLTAIAPRINGLISHGQGVTHNFLAIESPEPLLKVELALEDGRFFERDYVPIMLGDSSQGHFWLYRDISQRKQVEMIQGQSLEMERRMRQQLAEQNQELVAATTAAEAANRSKSEFLATMSHEIRTPMNAIIGMTGLLLDTDLTTQQKYFAQTIRNSGETLLTLINDILDFSKIEAGKLDLEVYPFDLGQCLEEALDVVVPSARQKSLTLIRRFLTPIPPNLQGDVTRLRQILVNLLSNAVKFTEAGQVKVTVEVVDHDAAKGEYQICFAVQDTGIGIAPNQQQALFQAFSQGNSSITRRFGGTGLGLAICVRLTALMGGTIWAESNGCVVGNPPELWQIGQPTIEGSTFYFTVNLTVLPSCAYSVHNLRHSLFIGRSVLVADYDEGRGTRMRNLLASWRLQAEQITFSSPAKLGEDLKSRLTQKNYGALILHCPYPEGRGKQFTDFDLGKITTWAPTEQDIPVLVATDIYLSPGERYSGDKPPVQAWIKSPINPDELENTLVDVLGQTEPPTLVSTEAISGPLFPYSSSNLTILLAEDNLINQQVAKLLLKKLGYPVDVVNNGQEALSALAKGDYDVVLMDVEMPEMDGLTATEHIRRSQGRSERPWIIAVTAYSMEGDRERCLASGMNDYVSKPIRLEALQQALQVAATALQSTSQDRMATVSCVSAFEAKPSPSSPCPEDPAGTTLPPIDQDIICSLRDLDRENGQLILREIIDIYCQTAPELLQRIKLAIANQDWGNLSSAAHTLGSSSANLGAVLLAQQAKTLENLTRQRDSRAMDPGHFPTLAASYERVQGELKTMLDRL; the protein is encoded by the coding sequence ATGTCCCCATCCCAGCCCCACCCACCCATTGCTACTTTTGAGCCGGAGAGTTTTCTCATTCTGGTGGTGGATGACGTAAAAGAGAATATTTATGTGATTTCGGAACTGTTGGAAGGGGAAGGTTACAGCACTACTTTTGTGACCTCCGGGCCGGAAGCTTTGCAACGGGTGACCCAGGCCCAACCGGATCTCATTCTGCTGGATTTGATGATGCCCGGCATGGATGGGCTGGAGGTGTGCGATCGCCTTAAACAAGATCCCCAAACCAGGGATATTCCGGTAATTTTTCTCACTGCTAGCAACGAAAAACAAGATTTGCTGCAAGCCTTTGCCAAGGGGGCAGTGGACTATGTCACCAAACCCTTTAGCCCGCCGGAACTGTTGGCTAGGGTAAAAACCCACCTGGAACTGAAACAAACCAGGGATAATCTACACCACACTCTCCTGGAACAGGCCAGGACCGCCGAAGCCCTGGCCTGTACTTCCACCCGCCTGGGTATCCTGGTGCAAAATATGCAAGCAGGGGTGTTGATGACCGACGCCCAGGGCACCATTGTGGTGGTCAATCCCGAATTTGCCCGGCTGTTTAATCTGGGTTTTCCCGCCGACCTTCTGCTGGGCAAAAATTTAACGGCGATCGCCCCCCGCATTAATGGCTTGATATCCCATGGCCAGGGGGTAACCCACAACTTTTTGGCGATCGAGTCCCCGGAACCCCTGCTAAAAGTGGAACTTGCCCTAGAGGATGGGCGCTTTTTTGAGCGAGATTATGTGCCGATCATGTTGGGGGATAGCTCCCAGGGTCATTTTTGGCTTTACCGGGACATCAGCCAACGTAAACAGGTGGAAATGATTCAGGGACAGTCCCTGGAAATGGAACGGCGCATGCGGCAACAATTGGCCGAACAAAATCAGGAATTGGTGGCGGCCACCACGGCGGCGGAGGCAGCTAATCGGTCTAAAAGTGAATTTTTGGCCACCATGAGCCACGAAATTCGCACCCCCATGAATGCCATCATCGGCATGACCGGATTATTACTAGACACGGACCTAACCACTCAACAAAAATATTTCGCCCAAACCATCCGCAACAGCGGGGAAACCCTGCTCACCTTAATTAACGATATTTTAGATTTTTCCAAGATTGAGGCCGGCAAATTAGACCTGGAAGTGTATCCCTTTGATTTGGGGCAATGCCTGGAGGAAGCCTTGGACGTGGTGGTGCCGAGCGCCCGGCAAAAATCCCTCACTCTGATCCGACGTTTTCTCACCCCCATTCCCCCCAACCTCCAGGGGGATGTGACTCGCCTCAGGCAAATTTTGGTTAATCTCCTCAGCAATGCGGTCAAATTCACCGAGGCAGGACAGGTCAAGGTGACGGTGGAAGTGGTGGACCACGACGCAGCTAAGGGGGAATATCAAATCTGTTTTGCGGTGCAGGATACGGGCATTGGCATTGCTCCTAACCAACAACAGGCTTTGTTCCAGGCCTTTAGCCAGGGCAATTCTTCCATTACCCGTCGCTTTGGCGGCACTGGGTTAGGCTTGGCCATTTGTGTGCGGTTGACTGCTTTGATGGGGGGCACCATCTGGGCTGAAAGTAATGGCTGTGTGGTGGGAAATCCCCCTGAACTTTGGCAGATAGGGCAACCGACGATCGAGGGTTCGACTTTCTATTTCACAGTCAATTTAACGGTGCTGCCCAGTTGTGCCTATTCTGTCCATAATTTGCGCCACTCCCTCTTCATTGGGCGATCAGTGTTAGTGGCAGATTACGATGAGGGCCGGGGCACCAGAATGCGAAATCTTTTGGCCAGTTGGCGTCTCCAAGCGGAGCAAATTACCTTTTCCTCCCCCGCTAAACTAGGGGAAGATCTCAAAAGCAGATTAACTCAAAAAAACTATGGTGCCCTCATCCTCCATTGCCCCTATCCAGAGGGCCGGGGAAAGCAGTTCACCGATTTTGACTTAGGGAAAATTACAACCTGGGCCCCTACGGAACAGGACATTCCAGTGTTAGTAGCCACGGATATTTATCTATCCCCAGGGGAGCGCTACAGCGGCGACAAACCACCGGTGCAAGCCTGGATCAAGAGTCCCATTAACCCCGATGAGCTTGAAAATACCTTGGTGGACGTGTTGGGGCAAACTGAGCCCCCGACCCTGGTGTCTACGGAGGCAATTAGCGGGCCTTTGTTTCCCTATTCCTCCTCTAATTTAACTATTTTGTTGGCGGAGGATAACCTAATCAATCAGCAGGTAGCTAAGCTTTTACTGAAAAAGTTGGGGTACCCAGTGGATGTGGTCAATAACGGTCAAGAAGCTTTATCGGCTTTGGCAAAAGGTGATTATGACGTGGTGTTGATGGATGTGGAAATGCCAGAAATGGACGGTTTAACCGCCACGGAGCATATTCGACGGTCCCAGGGCCGGAGTGAAAGGCCTTGGATCATTGCGGTGACAGCCTATTCCATGGAAGGCGATCGGGAAAGGTGTTTGGCCAGCGGCATGAATGATTATGTCAGTAAGCCCATTCGCCTAGAAGCCTTACAACAGGCCCTACAAGTGGCCGCCACTGCGCTCCAGTCCACCAGCCAAGATCGGATGGCTACTGTTTCCTGTGTTAGTGCTTTTGAGGCTAAACCATCCCCTTCTAGTCCCTGCCCAGAAGATCCGGCTGGCACAACTTTACCCCCCATTGACCAAGACATAATCTGTTCTCTACGGGACTTGGATCGAGAGAATGGTCAGTTAATTCTTCGGGAGATTATCGATATCTATTGCCAAACGGCGCCGGAACTATTGCAACGGATCAAACTGGCGATCGCCAATCAAGATTGGGGAAATTTGAGTTCGGCCGCCCATACATTGGGTTCTAGCAGTGCTAATTTAGGGGCGGTACTCCTGGCACAACAGGCTAAAACTTTGGAAAATCTGACCCGCCAACGGGACTCCCGGGCCATGGACCCAGGGCATTTCCCGACCTTAGCGGCCAGCTACGAAAGGGTGCAGGGAGAACTGAAAACTATGCTTGATCGCCTCTAG
- the phaB gene encoding acetoacetyl-CoA reductase PhaB: MLSLGLEDKVIVVTGGNRGIGAAIVKLLQEMGAKVAFTDLATDGGNTEALGVVANVTDLESMTAAAAEITDKLGPVYGVVANAGITKDNFFPKLTPADWDAVLNVNLKGVAYSIKPFIEGMYERKAGSIVAISSISGERGNVGQTNYSATKAGVIGMMKSLAREGARYGVRANAVAPGFIDTEMTLAIREDIREKITKEIPFRRFGKPEEIAWAVAFLLSPVASSYVTGEVLRVNGAHHT, translated from the coding sequence ATGTTAAGTCTTGGTTTGGAAGATAAAGTAATCGTGGTCACCGGCGGCAATCGGGGCATCGGCGCGGCGATCGTGAAATTACTCCAGGAAATGGGGGCCAAAGTAGCTTTTACCGATTTAGCTACGGACGGGGGTAATACTGAAGCCCTGGGGGTGGTGGCCAACGTCACCGATTTGGAATCCATGACGGCGGCGGCAGCGGAAATCACCGATAAGCTGGGCCCCGTTTACGGTGTGGTGGCCAATGCCGGTATCACCAAAGACAACTTTTTCCCAAAATTAACCCCCGCCGATTGGGATGCAGTGTTGAACGTTAACTTGAAAGGGGTAGCCTACAGCATTAAGCCTTTCATCGAAGGCATGTATGAACGGAAAGCCGGCTCCATTGTGGCCATTAGTTCCATCTCCGGGGAGCGGGGTAACGTCGGTCAAACTAACTATTCCGCCACTAAAGCTGGGGTAATTGGCATGATGAAATCCCTGGCTCGGGAAGGGGCCCGGTATGGAGTGCGGGCCAATGCAGTAGCCCCTGGTTTCATTGACACCGAAATGACTTTGGCGATCCGGGAAGATATTCGGGAAAAAATTACCAAGGAAATCCCCTTCCGCCGTTTTGGTAAACCGGAGGAAATTGCCTGGGCGGTGGCCTTTTTACTTTCCCCCGTAGCCAGTAGCTATGTCACCGGCGAAGTATTACGGGTAAATGGGGCCCACCACACCTAA
- a CDS encoding type II toxin-antitoxin system HicA family toxin encodes MKVKVILKILERDGWYVARIRGSHRQLKHPHKAGLVTVLGKPSDELAPGTLASILKQSSQAIRYYFMKYLVIIETTTTGFSAYSPDLPGCVATGKTKQEVEQNMSEAIAFHLEGMRLEGLTIPEPTSFSAYVTVAA; translated from the coding sequence ATGAAGGTTAAAGTAATCCTCAAAATCTTAGAACGGGATGGTTGGTACGTAGCTCGAATACGGGGAAGTCATCGGCAATTGAAGCACCCCCACAAGGCAGGTTTGGTAACTGTACTGGGCAAACCCAGTGACGAATTAGCCCCTGGGACACTAGCCAGTATTCTCAAGCAATCTTCTCAAGCAATCAGGTATTACTTTATGAAGTATTTAGTCATCATTGAAACGACAACAACGGGATTTTCCGCCTATTCTCCCGATTTACCAGGATGTGTGGCAACAGGAAAAACGAAGCAAGAAGTTGAACAAAATATGTCGGAGGCGATCGCCTTTCACTTGGAGGGAATGCGTTTAGAAGGATTAACTATCCCAGAGCCAACTTCCTTTTCTGCCTACGTAACAGTTGCGGCTTAA
- a CDS encoding adenylate/guanylate cyclase domain-containing protein produces MDKPALPIYLVVHFSYGDVTFPLQGRSYWTVGRSQDNDLVIRDNCISRNHAILQATEEDTFLLIDLGSRNGTFVNGRRVSVPIAIQDQDKITFGKTEAQFYSDQNGTPSGLLRNPAEWDTQTNVLHERRLITVLVADMRNFTGMAQQVEEELLSMLIGNWFRQAGHILREAGSWVDKYIGDAVMAIWFHGYNEATPAEIIQILHAVNRLQAMTAKLNQKYELPFPLRIGTGINTGYAMVGNTGSGDHPDYTAIGDTVNAAFRLESATKQAHFDLAMSEKTFSYLQDLPQWSATVQQHTIELKGYTNPITIYGLPFATLGTLLDHTSLEDTTPASEGP; encoded by the coding sequence GTGGATAAGCCTGCCCTACCCATTTACCTAGTAGTACATTTTTCTTATGGAGATGTAACCTTTCCTCTCCAGGGGCGGAGCTATTGGACTGTGGGCCGGAGTCAGGACAATGATTTGGTCATCCGAGACAATTGTATTTCCCGCAACCATGCCATTCTACAGGCGACGGAAGAGGATACCTTTTTGCTAATTGATTTGGGTAGTCGCAATGGCACCTTTGTTAATGGTCGACGGGTGAGTGTGCCGATCGCCATTCAAGACCAAGACAAAATTACCTTTGGCAAAACGGAAGCGCAATTCTACTCCGATCAAAACGGCACCCCGTCGGGGCTACTGCGAAATCCGGCGGAATGGGATACCCAGACCAATGTGCTCCATGAACGGCGGTTAATTACGGTGTTGGTGGCGGATATGCGTAACTTCACCGGCATGGCCCAACAGGTGGAAGAGGAGTTGCTATCTATGCTGATTGGCAATTGGTTTCGCCAGGCTGGGCATATTCTGCGGGAAGCGGGCAGTTGGGTGGATAAGTACATCGGTGATGCGGTGATGGCCATCTGGTTCCACGGTTACAACGAAGCTACTCCCGCGGAAATTATTCAAATTCTCCATGCTGTCAACCGACTCCAAGCTATGACTGCCAAGTTGAATCAGAAATATGAGCTACCCTTTCCCCTCCGCATTGGTACAGGGATAAACACTGGTTACGCCATGGTGGGCAATACCGGCAGTGGGGACCATCCTGACTACACGGCGATCGGGGACACGGTCAATGCGGCTTTTCGGCTGGAATCGGCCACTAAACAGGCCCATTTCGACTTAGCCATGAGCGAAAAAACCTTCAGTTACTTACAGGACTTGCCCCAATGGTCCGCAACTGTTCAGCAGCACACCATTGAGTTGAAAGGCTACACTAACCCGATCACCATTTACGGACTGCCCTTTGCTACCTTGGGAACCCTGTTGGATCACACCTCCTTGGAAGATACTACCCCCGCCTCGGAAGGGCCCTAA
- a CDS encoding S-layer homology domain-containing protein yields MAQKSSSFFPYLIAGLCALLGACSGNQALQDRFAANPSLGSSPSPTTTVSPTPTPETTEPDTPTTPEPTPTATFSTGTFSDLDKVGDRQREEIEDLAQLDIVQAKTSQEFAPQSNISRGEFARWLFQANNVFFANQPSKQIRPAPSNATPLFTDVPPTHPDFAQIQGLADAGLIPSSLTNDPTASQFRPDAPLTREDLVRWKVPLDQRRALPNASLENIKETWGFQDAAKINPNIWPALAADFQNGDQANLKRVFGYITIFQPQRPVTRGEAASALWFLGVQTDGLSAKDVINAPASPSPGVEPTVTPDTVNPDTQGNSPN; encoded by the coding sequence ATGGCTCAAAAATCTTCGTCGTTTTTTCCCTATTTAATTGCCGGACTTTGCGCCCTGTTGGGGGCCTGTAGCGGCAACCAAGCATTGCAGGATCGTTTTGCCGCCAATCCTTCCCTGGGTAGTTCCCCCAGTCCCACCACCACTGTTTCCCCCACTCCGACCCCAGAAACTACGGAGCCGGATACCCCCACCACACCGGAACCTACCCCCACGGCCACCTTTTCCACTGGCACTTTTAGCGATCTAGACAAAGTAGGCGATCGCCAAAGGGAAGAAATTGAGGATTTAGCTCAACTAGACATTGTGCAAGCCAAAACAAGTCAGGAATTTGCGCCCCAAAGTAACATCAGTCGGGGAGAATTTGCCCGTTGGTTATTTCAGGCCAATAACGTCTTTTTTGCTAACCAGCCCAGTAAACAAATCCGCCCCGCTCCCAGTAACGCCACCCCTCTTTTCACCGACGTTCCCCCCACCCATCCCGACTTTGCTCAAATTCAAGGTTTAGCCGACGCCGGCTTAATCCCCTCTAGCCTCACCAACGACCCCACTGCTAGTCAGTTTCGCCCCGATGCGCCCCTAACCAGGGAAGATTTAGTCCGTTGGAAAGTGCCCCTAGATCAACGCCGAGCCCTGCCCAATGCGAGCCTGGAAAATATCAAAGAAACCTGGGGTTTTCAGGACGCGGCCAAAATCAATCCCAACATTTGGCCCGCCCTAGCCGCCGACTTCCAAAACGGCGATCAAGCCAACCTGAAAAGAGTGTTTGGTTACATCACTATCTTTCAACCCCAGCGTCCCGTAACTAGGGGAGAAGCGGCCTCTGCCCTCTGGTTTTTAGGAGTCCAAACCGACGGCTTAAGTGCGAAAGATGTAATCAATGCTCCCGCATCCCCATCCCCCGGAGTTGAGCCCACTGTTACTCCAGATACTGTTAATCCGGATACTCAAGGTAATTCACCTAATTAA
- a CDS encoding glutathione peroxidase — translation MPLPTSLTTLDGTPLAPEVIADKVVLFVNVASKCGLTPQYSGLVALDKAYGEKGLVIIGVPCNQFGAQEPGSPEEIKDFTKTKYDVDFTLLEKQDVNGPNRSPLYQFLVGDGEDISWNFGKFLIGRDGQVVARFDPQTKPDDTNLKAAIEKALG, via the coding sequence ATGCCATTACCCACTTCCCTGACCACCCTGGATGGAACGCCCCTGGCCCCGGAGGTCATTGCCGATAAAGTTGTCCTTTTTGTTAACGTTGCCAGTAAGTGCGGCTTAACCCCCCAATACAGCGGCCTAGTGGCTTTGGACAAGGCCTATGGAGAAAAGGGCTTAGTAATTATCGGTGTGCCCTGCAACCAATTTGGGGCCCAGGAACCAGGCTCCCCAGAGGAAATCAAAGATTTCACCAAAACCAAGTACGACGTTGATTTCACCTTGTTGGAAAAGCAGGACGTCAATGGTCCCAACCGCAGTCCCCTCTACCAATTCCTTGTGGGGGATGGGGAAGATATTAGCTGGAACTTTGGCAAATTTTTAATTGGTCGGGATGGACAGGTGGTGGCTCGCTTTGACCCCCAAACTAAACCCGATGACACTAATCTCAAAGCGGCGATCGAAAAAGCCTTGGGCTAA
- the phaA gene encoding acetyl-CoA acetyltransferase PhaA, which produces MRDVFIVAAKRTPLGRFGGSLTNFSAADLGAHVMKSVLAQAGVGGDQLDLYIMGNVLRAGHGQLIPRQAALKAEIPDTVDGYAVDMVCSSAMMSVINAALTIRAGEGDLILAGGTESMSQTGFYLSHRARWGYKFLMGAPENLTDLLLHDGLTDSTNGEGMGEQTEKLAAEHGFSRIELDEVACLSQQRAAHATESGYFDSEIAPIEITSRKGTQVLASDEGIRSDTTVESLGKLRSAFAKDGVLTAGNCSQITDGAAALLLASGEAVEKYQLKPLAKILGGSWAAGTPSRFPELPITASQKLLAKLDKTLADFDLFENNEAFSVSNLLFERRLGVDRDKLNVNGGAIALGHPIGASGARIMVTLLYALQQRDKTLGLAALCHGTGGGTAIALERV; this is translated from the coding sequence ATGCGTGATGTTTTTATTGTTGCCGCTAAACGAACTCCCCTGGGACGTTTTGGTGGCTCCCTGACCAATTTTTCGGCGGCGGATTTGGGAGCCCATGTGATGAAAAGCGTCCTAGCCCAGGCCGGGGTGGGGGGAGACCAGCTTGACCTGTACATTATGGGCAACGTGTTAAGGGCTGGCCATGGGCAATTGATTCCCCGGCAAGCGGCCTTGAAGGCGGAGATTCCCGATACGGTGGACGGTTATGCAGTGGATATGGTCTGCTCTTCCGCCATGATGAGTGTGATTAATGCAGCTTTAACCATCCGGGCTGGGGAGGGGGATTTAATTTTAGCTGGAGGGACGGAATCCATGTCCCAAACTGGTTTTTACCTTTCCCACCGGGCCCGCTGGGGCTACAAGTTCCTCATGGGAGCACCGGAAAATTTAACCGATCTCCTGCTCCATGATGGTTTGACGGACAGCACCAATGGGGAGGGCATGGGGGAACAGACGGAAAAATTGGCCGCAGAGCATGGTTTCAGCCGGATAGAATTGGACGAAGTGGCCTGCTTATCGCAACAAAGGGCGGCCCACGCCACGGAATCTGGTTATTTTGACTCAGAAATTGCCCCGATTGAAATCACCAGTCGGAAAGGAACCCAGGTGTTAGCCAGTGATGAAGGTATTCGCAGTGACACCACCGTGGAAAGTCTAGGCAAATTGCGCTCGGCCTTTGCCAAGGACGGAGTGTTAACAGCGGGCAACTGTAGTCAGATTACCGATGGGGCGGCAGCTTTGCTCCTGGCCAGTGGGGAAGCGGTGGAAAAATATCAACTCAAACCCTTGGCAAAAATTTTGGGAGGCAGTTGGGCGGCGGGTACTCCCAGTCGTTTTCCTGAGTTGCCTATTACCGCTAGCCAGAAACTGTTAGCAAAGCTAGATAAAACCCTGGCAGATTTTGACTTGTTTGAAAATAATGAAGCCTTCTCCGTCAGCAATCTTTTATTTGAGCGGCGGTTGGGGGTGGATCGGGACAAGTTGAATGTGAACGGTGGGGCGATCGCCCTGGGGCATCCCATTGGAGCGTCGGGGGCCAGGATCATGGTTACCCTACTCTATGCCTTGCAACAACGGGATAAAACTCTGGGGTTAGCAGCCCTTTGCCATGGCACGGGGGGCGGTACGGCGATCGCCTTAGAGCGGGTGTGA
- a CDS encoding PucC family protein, whose product MTVSESMAGSPLPKLPLVTMFRLGLFQMGLGIMSLLTLGVLNRVLIDELAVLPWVAATAIAMYQFVSPFKVWCGQLSDSQRLWGYHRTGYVWLGALGFTILSFIALQVVWQLGLSLQNNGWGALTIFWSIVLGAVFAAYGVTLSLSSTPFAALLVDVSDEDNRSKLVGIVWSMLMVGIVVGAIVSSRLLNTPEICGPALLNADALLVKKTVDIAQLQRGINPVFIIMPAIVVFLAWLATVGVEKKYSRFGDRSGGREDEITLGQALKVLTASRQTAIFFGFLLLLTLSLFMQDAVLEPYGGEVFNLCISETTQLNAFFGMGTLLGIGSTGFFVVPRLGKQRTTSLGCALAALCFSLLILAGFQQNVTLLKSGLLFFGLASGMITAGATSLMLDLTAVETAGTFIGAWGLAQSISRGLATVAGGTVLNIGKALFANAVLAYGLVFALQALGLILSIFLLNKVNVREFQDNAKTAIATVMAGDLDG is encoded by the coding sequence ATGACCGTTAGCGAATCGATGGCCGGATCCCCGTTGCCCAAATTGCCCCTGGTGACTATGTTCCGTCTGGGGTTATTCCAGATGGGGCTGGGCATTATGTCCCTACTTACCCTGGGGGTACTCAACCGGGTGCTGATTGACGAGCTAGCAGTGTTACCCTGGGTGGCCGCTACGGCGATCGCCATGTATCAATTTGTTAGTCCCTTTAAGGTGTGGTGCGGTCAACTGTCCGACAGTCAGCGGCTGTGGGGTTACCATCGCACTGGCTATGTGTGGCTGGGAGCCCTGGGTTTTACCATATTGTCCTTTATCGCCCTCCAGGTGGTGTGGCAATTGGGGCTAAGTTTGCAAAATAACGGCTGGGGAGCCCTAACCATTTTTTGGAGCATTGTGCTGGGGGCAGTTTTCGCCGCCTACGGGGTCACTCTGAGTTTAAGCTCCACTCCCTTTGCCGCCCTGTTGGTGGACGTATCCGATGAAGATAATCGCTCCAAACTGGTGGGCATTGTCTGGTCCATGTTGATGGTGGGTATCGTGGTGGGGGCCATTGTCAGTTCCCGGCTGTTAAACACCCCTGAAATTTGTGGCCCGGCCCTGTTGAATGCCGATGCCCTGCTAGTGAAAAAAACCGTCGATATTGCCCAACTGCAACGGGGAATTAATCCCGTCTTCATCATCATGCCGGCGATCGTGGTATTCCTGGCCTGGCTCGCCACGGTGGGGGTGGAAAAGAAATATTCCCGCTTTGGCGATCGTTCCGGGGGGCGAGAGGATGAAATTACTTTGGGGCAAGCGCTGAAGGTGTTGACCGCCAGCCGACAAACGGCCATCTTCTTCGGCTTTTTGTTGCTACTAACCCTGAGCCTATTTATGCAGGATGCAGTACTGGAACCCTACGGTGGGGAAGTCTTTAATCTTTGCATTTCCGAAACCACCCAGTTAAACGCCTTTTTTGGCATGGGAACCCTGCTGGGCATTGGCTCCACTGGCTTTTTTGTCGTCCCCCGTTTAGGCAAACAACGCACCACTTCCCTGGGCTGTGCCCTGGCCGCCCTGTGTTTTTCCCTGTTAATTCTGGCGGGATTTCAGCAAAATGTGACCCTGTTAAAATCCGGTTTACTTTTCTTCGGCTTAGCATCGGGCATGATCACCGCTGGAGCCACCAGTTTAATGTTGGACCTCACCGCTGTGGAAACCGCTGGCACTTTTATTGGAGCTTGGGGTTTGGCCCAATCCATTTCCAGAGGCTTAGCCACGGTGGCTGGGGGAACGGTGTTGAACATCGGCAAAGCTTTATTTGCCAATGCGGTATTGGCCTACGGTTTGGTGTTTGCCCTCCAGGCCCTGGGGTTAATTCTCTCCATTTTCCTGCTCAACAAAGTCAATGTGCGGGAATTTCAGGACAATGCCAAAACGGCGATCGCCACGGTGATGGCGGGGGATTTAGACGGCTAA
- a CDS encoding NAD(P)/FAD-dependent oxidoreductase gives MEEFAVVIIGAGPAGGQCARQLAQQGVRVLLVEQHSNFSQNNYSSAASPLETMALFDLPPGVVARYWRNLAIAATEKEQIWYSDQPRGVVFDFAKLRQFLADTVTKAGGQVWLGHRFWGYQQVGDGLEVTLRRSSKNSLSSDSVEKVEKVTVKTQVLIDATGSKRAVINCGQPKATDNNQYYRGIGTEYLITVDETTHQRFADTLVFFLGYRWSPQGYSWIFPMDNHQLKVGTAIFAGQHRYLGELKPLRSYTEAIIRDYLKLEKSQYHLEEIHGSVLDYAVNQGDTYHRGSVLAIGDAVSTVNFLGGEGIRHGMQGANIAVPFVADYLRGHVQAFEKYEQAMKAHFAEPWQRTEKLSQRVYLEFGDRQIDLGVTYLSYLRYDDVLDLLFHYRFDRIYGGITPLLLKKVAQFSQQCRQWLRKLSP, from the coding sequence ATGGAAGAGTTTGCAGTGGTGATAATTGGGGCGGGGCCGGCCGGGGGCCAATGTGCCCGACAGTTGGCCCAACAAGGTGTCCGAGTCCTGCTAGTGGAGCAACATTCAAATTTTAGCCAAAATAATTACTCCAGCGCGGCTAGTCCTTTGGAAACCATGGCATTGTTCGATCTGCCCCCGGGGGTGGTGGCCCGTTATTGGCGCAATTTGGCGATCGCCGCCACGGAAAAGGAACAAATATGGTACAGCGATCAACCCCGGGGTGTGGTGTTCGATTTTGCTAAATTGCGACAATTTTTAGCGGATACGGTCACGAAAGCAGGGGGGCAAGTGTGGTTGGGGCACCGCTTTTGGGGTTACCAGCAAGTTGGTGATGGTTTGGAGGTTACCCTGCGGCGATCTAGTAAAAATTCCCTAAGTAGTGACTCAGTGGAGAAAGTCGAAAAAGTTACAGTAAAAACTCAGGTACTCATTGATGCAACGGGGTCAAAACGGGCAGTGATTAATTGTGGGCAACCCAAAGCGACGGATAACAACCAATATTATCGGGGCATTGGTACGGAATATTTGATTACAGTAGATGAAACCACCCACCAACGTTTTGCGGATACCCTAGTTTTTTTCCTCGGTTACCGTTGGAGTCCCCAGGGTTATTCCTGGATTTTTCCCATGGATAATCACCAGTTAAAGGTAGGGACAGCAATTTTTGCCGGGCAACACCGTTATTTGGGCGAATTGAAGCCGCTCCGTTCCTACACTGAAGCTATTATCCGGGATTATTTAAAACTGGAAAAATCCCAATACCATCTGGAGGAAATTCACGGCTCTGTGCTGGACTATGCCGTTAACCAGGGGGATACATACCATCGGGGCTCCGTGCTGGCGATCGGTGATGCGGTATCAACGGTGAACTTTTTAGGGGGGGAAGGCATCCGCCATGGTATGCAGGGAGCCAATATTGCCGTTCCTTTTGTGGCGGATTATCTCCGGGGTCATGTACAAGCTTTTGAAAAATATGAACAGGCCATGAAAGCCCATTTTGCTGAACCCTGGCAACGGACAGAAAAATTAAGCCAACGGGTTTACCTCGAATTCGGCGATCGCCAGATTGATTTGGGGGTGACCTACTTGAGTTACCTCCGCTATGATGACGTGCTGGATCTCCTTTTCCATTACCGATTTGATAGGATCTATGGGGGCATTACTCCCCTGTTGCTCAAAAAAGTTGCCCAATTTAGCCAGCAGTGCCGCCAATGGCTCAGAAAACTCTCACCATGA